In Erpetoichthys calabaricus chromosome 6, fErpCal1.3, whole genome shotgun sequence, one genomic interval encodes:
- the myd88 gene encoding myeloid differentiation primary response protein MyD88 — MAAFDGKGAIDFDNIPVAALNVDVRNRLGLYLNPRNVVAADWTALAEETDLSYLEIRNYEKYENPTRKILDDWPSRCSDATVGRLLNILAKIERQDIVEDLRPSIEKDCMKYLTRRPPSEKPVQVYEVDSCFPRTPENNGITILDDPLGNIPETFDAFICYCQNDIEFVHEMIRQLEQTQYKLKLCVFDRDVLPGTCVWTISSELIENRCKRMVVVISDDYLESEECDFQTKFALSLSPGARSKRLIPVKYKTMKKKFPNILRFLTLCDYTNPCTKSWFWSRLAKALSLP; from the exons ATGGCGGCATTTGACGGCAAAGGCGCTATAGACTTCGATAATATTCCAGTCGCGGCTCTTAACGTGGACGTGAGGAATCGACTGGGTCTCTACCTGAATCCGCGTAACGTAGTCGCTGCGGACTGGACCGCTTTGGCCGAAGAGACGGACTTAAGCTATCTAGAGATTCGCAACTATGAGAAGTATGAAAATCCCACGAGGAAAATCCTGGACGACTGGCCGTCGAGATGCTCGGACGCTACCGTCGGGAGGCTACTGAATATTCTTGCCAAAATTGAGAGACAGGACATCGTCGAGGATTTGCGCCCGAGTATCG AAAAAGATTGCATGAAGTATCTTACCAGGAGGCCGCCCAGCGAAAAGCCAGTTCAAGTATATGAAGTTGATAGCTGTTTTCCAAGGACACCAGAAAATAATGGAATTACGATTCTTGATGACCCACTGG GAAATATTCCAGAAACATTTGATGCATTTATCTGCTATTGCCAAAATGATATTGAATTTGTCCATGAAATGATCAGGCAGTTGGAGCAAACCCAGTACAAGCTGAAACTTTGTGTGTTTGACCGTGATGTCCTTCCAGGCACCTGCGTGTGGACCATCTCCAGTGAACTTATTGAAAACAG ATGCAAGAGGATGGTAGTAGTAATTTCAGATGACTACTTAGAGAGTGAAGAATGTGACTTTCAAACCAAATTTGCACTGAGTCTCAGTCCTG GTGCACGCTCAAAACGACTCATTCCTGTGAAGTACAAGACTATGAAGAAAAAGTTTCCAAATATCCTGCGTTTCTTGACGCTGTGTGACTACACAAATCCTTGTACCAAGTCGTGGTTCTGGAGCAGGCTAGCCAAAGCTCTGTCCCTTCCCTAA